AAGTTGTAACGTTAGTCAACGTTATTACAAGACCCTAAGTTATAACTTGGCTAACTGGCTAACGATAACTTAGCTATGCCATGCAGCCACGTTGTTTAATTAACGTCgagtgtgagtgtttttttttaataaccaaTAACTTGTTGAGTTTTACATGTTTAGAGTTGATGTTCATGTTCCACATGAATTCCATTGAATGGGATTCATCTTCGTCATTGTGAGTTAAAGCTGGTGTTATGAAGTAGATGTATCTCATTTAATGCAACTACAACATGAGCTTTACTTTGCTGTCTTGGCGATATCTGATTAGATTATGAACAAACGTcgtgaaaatgtgcctgtttttatttctctgtatatgtttatctttctctttttaatgtatGATGTATGTCATGTCTGTGTTTGCTGAATGGACCTTGAGTCTGGCAAATaaagttgatgatgatgataaatcCCTAAGAAATGCATTTAAAACTTGACTATGAGCTTCTTCAGttatctctttctgtctctgctgaTAAATGTGTTTGTACGTGTGCTGCGTATAGCATCCCTTGCTGTGTAGCATAAGCCTGTAAGCAAAGCATTATCATTTGCATGATGTATATTGATGTAAATAAGACATCATTTCTCACCTGGTAtcaacatgactttaaaaagtTTTGACTTTATAAAACCTGCAAACATCTTGTTTGTAACATCATACTTTCCCCATTACTAGATAAAATATGAGCAGTTGTTATTGAAGTCTAAAGCTTCGTAGACATGTCAGTTGTTCTTATttaacttttttccaacataaacTGGCATAATGAtatcttttgtctttttcaagTTCATAGACCAGGACAGAGATGGCTGGAATTCTGTTTGAGGACATCTTTGATGTAAAGGACATTGATCCCGATGGCAAGAAGTTTGACAGAGGTGTGTGAAATCTAATTATAAAACAAGGTTAAAGAAGTCATAACACAATACACTACAATAGTCTCTGGTCTCTACTAATTTACTGGTAATTTCTGCAGGTAATCAACCATCAGGCACGCTACttacaaaaaattatatatatatatatatatatataaataatgatcGAAACCGAAGTAAAATGAGAATAATTATTGGACTTACTTTTTTACCAGGTTTCCAAGAACCCCAATCTTAATTAATGGTGCTTGTCGCCAATCATTTATCAATTCAGCTGAAAGCTTTTTCACATGCAAAACGtattaaactttatttacatttgggTTACTATCATGTACCCAGTGTGCTTTTCAGTTAGTGTCCTTCACTTTAAAACAGCAAAAATTAAGTAATCCAAACTGTACTACTACTTATTTGTTTTCTGCAGTATCTCGTCTACATTGTGAAAGTGAATCTTTTAAGATGGACCTTATCTTGGATGTGAACATTCAGATCTATCCTGTTGATCTTGGTAAGGAGCAACCTTTTTGTCtttgtgtatatttattttaagttaaaGATTGGAAGTCATTTAATGGTTGCTTTTGTCTAACACATTCATATTCTagagtttatatacagtatggtcAGAACAAATCGGTTATCTTTCCATATGCCATCAGAAGaaattttaaatgtaaagcAATCATTTTTGACTGTtgttgtctgtcttgtctgggAACACTACTTGCATCTTCACcattttacttttgtttacCAAACTCTGGCTTACATGTGAGCAGTCCAAAGCTAAACAGCTAAATATTCCCATATACCCGCTATATGTGAGTGCACCTTTAGATAAAGGTTCAAAGCACCATGCATTAAAAAGTCAACGCTAACCCAGGGTGTCTAAGCACAGAATATGAACTCACTTTGTTTGCATGTGTCCATTTTATTTAGGTGACAAGTTCAGACTGGTTATTGCCAGCACGTTATATGAAGATGGAACGCCAGATGACGGAGAGTACAATCCTCAGGATGACCGGCCATCTAGGTAAAACATTTGCTCTTGATGCATCTAACATCACCAACAAATGCTACTTGttgggcttttatttttttgaaggATCTAGTACCATTTGTGTGTATATCTTTAGTGTGACTGTCCCCTGTGCTGTGCAGTATTTTTTGCTGGTTTAAATAACCATTTAAATTTGTACTCTCATttaactttgtttacatttccaGGGCGGACCAGTTTGATTATGTGATGTATGGGAAGGTTTACAAGATAGAGGGCGATGAGACTTCAACAGAAGCAGCCACACGCCTGTGAGTGATGTTACTTGGTTTAAATGAAGctttaaagtacttttttatttttaattgctcAGCCTCAGGTTGTATATGTTAATATAATTTAGACAAATAAACCATTAGAATAATAACAAGTAGCATTTCAGTTGTTATTGATACATTATTAGTACAGTGATTGCCACTAGGGCATATTGAAATTACCacagaaactaaactaaaattcaacatttttacattttaagcaTTTTGTCTGCATATTAAAACCATCAGCTATGTATTGCttttatggaaagtaacttGTCCAACAAAGGTCTGTGTTTGTACTTGTGAGATAATatcagtttttaaaaatgtaacctcTCATTTGTGAGCTCTAATCAAGTTGCGTGGGTGTGCTCCTTCTTTCAGCTCTGCCTACGTGTCTTACGGTGGCCTTCTCATGAGGCTGCAGGGAGATGCCAACAACCTTCACGGCTTTGAGGTGGACTCCAGGGTCTACCTCCTCATGAAGAAACTGGCCTTCTAAAACCCAACTCTGCCTGCCCACTTACCCTGGTTCTTCCACTGCCACAGTCAACTTTAAAGTCATAATGAACTGCATACTGAAAACATTTGTACTCCCAAGTCGGAGCACATGGCCATTATCCAAGAGCAGCTCACAGACATAACACATGGATGCTGAAGAaaacatatttagtttttttttttttttttttacttttgtagtTACAAAATGTTTCCTCCAAGGAGATGGACTACAGATTAAAGACTGTGACACATAAGAACTGCTGCAACCTCCATCTGCTGGCAAACTGTAAATAAAGATTTCTTTTATTCAAAATCATTCTAAGATGGTCAGTcaccttttaaaaaaaggttcTGTTTTTTTCTAACCAACCATACAGCTCAGCAACTGCTTAGGCGCTCTTTCAAACATATTATATCAGGTTGTATTTTGTAACACTGTCTCAATATTTGGACTGCAGGTAAGATTTGTGCTATAGTGAAGAGGGTGGGAGAACGTGCAAACTGGGCCAAGTACTGCAGCTCACAAGGCAAATGTCTTAAACACTGCTTTGTCTTTGCAAAATGTATGGATATTATACATCATCAAATTCATATTAATTCTGAGCATGAGGTAATGTAATATTTAGACATTTCTACAACCAATAAATGAAGTACTAACATATCTGGTAGATGTGTAATCAAGAAGGATTTTAGCCTGACTACACATCTTTaaaaagtgacatttaaaaCAACGGAACAGTCGGCACCATCTCTTGGAGCAaaatacttttaattttttgtatGTACTCTTTTACAGATTTGTCTACACATGTACAAATCTGATTACGCACACACAGATTCTTTTCCACATTTGGAGATTGACAAAATCCCAATCTCAATATGCAGAGATTCTTTTACACGTTTACAAATTTGATTACGCACAAACAGATTAAGATAGTTGCCCAACTCtccacacacatttgcaaataGTTTGGCTACAATGGCCCCAGCATGTCATGAGCAATGGTTCTATATTTGCTTGGATGGCAGCAAACTAAAATGTGGACTCTCAGGAGACAGAAGATTAAATTAAGGGTGAAGAGACAGCTCTTGTGTCCAACACAGGCTTCTCAATGTCGATGGTAATGGGTGTCACAAGATGAGGAGGGGCACTGCCAATGACACACAGACTCCTGATATGTGCATAGAAAGCCATATGAACGTAGTCGTCATCCTGTAGAATAAGCTTGTAGCCTAAAATTCCTGCAATGCTGTATCCTATAATGTGTAAGaaagacatacagtatgagTACCACACTAAATTATTATAGGAATATTTATGTTTGAAGTACTACTGGAAAATATTGGATTTAGTACAGTAGTAgggttttatgtttttgaaaGCCAAAAACCCTACTTATACTGCAGCTGCAGATTTTGTGCTGATGATCAGTAACTTAAAATGTAAGACGTTTTCTGTCCAAATGATTAAAATGTTCACCATCATGGGACCCAGAGTGATTAGTCGTTGTGCCTCTGACACATAACTGTAGATACTGTGTCAGGGTCATTTGCACACATACCCACTAGATGAATGGTCAGGGTAAGTCAGcatgcaaaatgtgtttttccactATTGGCAGCTGGTTTAAAAACACCCTAATTTCAAATCAAATTCAGATTGTGATAATGTTGGTTTAGCACTACAAAAGTGACAAAGCACAACTGTAACCCGCTTTAAAATTGAGGACATAGAATAACAGAGTCTGCCTATAGTTTAGTTGTTAGTTGTGTTATTCTGGAGCAGGCTGGTTCTCCAAAGGTATATTAATTATGCTATTACAAGATTGGATTTCCTGGCatattttaagtttatttttacattttgtgcaaAGTAGTgcaagtacaaagacagcgatatgcagtttgcgtccaaccagaagtggaaaaaaaagcagaaaagtgcaatgcgaTATACAAGTacagacaggtggtgcataggcaggacaagaaatatattgcagtgttataagagcagaataaatatatatatatatatatttattggtGGATTAATTATCACCGGGATGCAGAGTTAGAGTTCAGTAGGGTGACAGCCACAGGAAAGAAGCTTCCTCTGAACCTGCTGGTAAGGGTGTGGAGAGACCTGAGACGCCTCCCGGACGGGAGTGGGGTGAACaggctgtggttggggtgagaacAGTCTTTGATGATGCTGCGCGCCTTACGCAAGCATCGCTTGCCCTGGATGGTCTTGACGAAGGGGAGTGAGGAACCGGTGATGCATTGGGCAGTTTTCACCACCCTCTGCAGTGCTTTCCGGTCATGGGCAGAGCAGTTGCCATACCAAACTGTGACACAGTTGGTGAGGATGCTCTCGATGGTGCAGCAGTAGAAGTTCACCAGGATCTGAGGAGACAGCCAGGTGGACCTTCTTGAGTCTCTTCAGAAAGAAGAGATGCTGGTGAGCCTTCTTGATCAGGGTGGAGGTGTTGAGGGTCTAAAAGAGGTCCTCAGAGATGTGGACACCCAGAAACTTGAAGCTGGTGACATGCTCCACCTCACTCCCGTTGATGAGGATGGGGGTGTGTGTGCCAGCTTTagacttcctgaagtccacaatgaGCTCTTTGGTCTTCTTGGTGTTAAGAGCCAGGTTGTTGTCAGTGCACCACGAGGATAGGTGCTGGACCTCCTCCCTGTAGGCCGTCTTATCGTTGTTGCTGATGAGACCAATCACCATAGTGTTGTCTGCAAACTTTACAATAGTGGTCGAACCATGTACAGGTGTGTAGTTGTAGGTAAAGAGGGAGTAAAGGAGAAGGCTCAGCACACATCCCTGTGGTACGCTGATGTTCAGGGTGATTGTTGAGGAGGTGTGAGTATCTAACCTAACAGACTGAGGTCTGTTGGTTAGGAAGTCCAGAATCCAGTTAAAGAGGCAGGTATTAATGCCCAGTTCACTGAGTTTGGTGATCAGTTTTGgaggggatgatggtgttgaatgctGAACTAAAGTCAATGAACAGCATTCTCACATAGGTGTTGCTATTGTCAAGGTGGGACAGGGCAGAGTGAAGTGCCGTAGAGATGGCATCGTCTGTGCTCCTGTTCTGACGGTAGGCGAATTGGAAGGGGTCCAGTGAAGGTGGTAAGCAGGTCTTGAGATGGACCAGGACCAGCCTCTCGATATAATAACAAAGCTGTTAataaaattataattataaaatataattataaaattaaaggacataaccataaccatgatATTGTGTCTTTATATCTATTTATTACAACTAGGTTTCTGGTTTACTTTACAGCGCATTTTCTAAAGCTTATGACAGTTGTTTTTATATTCTAGCCATTCAATGAtttctaatcattttacagtGCAAACTTGCTCTAAAGGATTTATCACAGTGCTTCATTATATTAATATCATTAACTGGCCTCGCATCTGGATCCGAACGCATAAATGAATATAAAGTCTATGAATCTGAC
This sequence is a window from Sander lucioperca isolate FBNREF2018 chromosome 11, SLUC_FBN_1.2, whole genome shotgun sequence. Protein-coding genes within it:
- the polr2h gene encoding DNA-directed RNA polymerases I, II, and III subunit RPABC3 translates to MAGILFEDIFDVKDIDPDGKKFDRVSRLHCESESFKMDLILDVNIQIYPVDLGDKFRLVIASTLYEDGTPDDGEYNPQDDRPSRADQFDYVMYGKVYKIEGDETSTEAATRLSAYVSYGGLLMRLQGDANNLHGFEVDSRVYLLMKKLAF